The following are encoded together in the Flavihumibacter fluvii genome:
- a CDS encoding class I SAM-dependent methyltransferase, whose protein sequence is MLQTIIENGLSMKWDTKLYDSNHGFVSKYGADLIDLLDPKEGELILDLGAGTGDLAGLISQQGAKVIGLDNSMEMVQSAREKYPHIRFDHKHAHDFSYDRPFDAVFSNATLHWVLDYEKAIACICNALKPKGRFVAEFGGKGNVSCIINALKDALCRRGYSETADQRVWYFPSLSEYTSLLEQNGFRVVFAAHFDRETQLADDNGIKNWLQMFGQYYLQNLPRETIQDIVNDVEEQVRETNFKNGQWYADYVRLRIAAVKE, encoded by the coding sequence ATGCTGCAAACGATAATTGAAAACGGGTTATCTATGAAATGGGACACTAAATTATACGACAGTAATCATGGGTTTGTTTCAAAATATGGGGCGGATCTTATTGATCTGCTGGACCCTAAAGAAGGCGAACTGATCCTGGACCTTGGTGCTGGCACTGGTGATTTGGCCGGACTGATTAGCCAGCAAGGGGCAAAAGTTATAGGGCTTGACAATTCAATGGAAATGGTTCAAAGCGCAAGGGAAAAATATCCCCATATCCGGTTTGATCATAAACATGCGCATGATTTCAGTTATGACAGGCCATTCGATGCAGTGTTCTCCAATGCAACATTGCATTGGGTGTTGGATTATGAGAAGGCAATAGCCTGTATCTGTAATGCCCTTAAACCGAAGGGTAGGTTTGTTGCTGAATTTGGCGGCAAGGGCAATGTGTCCTGCATCATTAATGCGTTGAAGGATGCTTTGTGCAGGAGAGGCTATTCCGAAACTGCTGACCAACGGGTATGGTATTTTCCTTCCTTGTCTGAATACACTTCTTTGCTGGAACAAAATGGCTTTCGGGTGGTGTTCGCGGCTCACTTTGACCGGGAAACGCAATTAGCGGATGACAATGGAATTAAAAACTGGTTGCAAATGTTTGGACAATATTACCTGCAGAATCTACCCCGCGAAACTATTCAGGATATAGTGAATGATGTTGAAGAGCAGGTAAGGGAAACCAATTTCAAAAACGGCCAATGGTATGCTGATTATGTGCGGTTGAGAATTGCAGCGGTTAAAGAATGA
- a CDS encoding TetR/AcrR family transcriptional regulator, with product MQEALSKSERTRQFIIEKTAPIFNAKGIAGTSLNDLTQATGLTKGSIYGNFENKDEVALAAFDYNFERVNAYMKNKILASDNAIDRLLAYPLVYRDFLEIPFLQPGCPILNTATEADDTHPQLRDKAAAALAFWKKSIENQVKRGIARQEIKPDTKPNEVAIIIMSLIEGAIMQAKVTRKPAYLKVTMDFLERVIRELKA from the coding sequence ATGCAGGAAGCGTTATCAAAATCTGAACGGACCAGGCAATTTATCATTGAAAAGACCGCCCCCATTTTCAATGCGAAAGGCATTGCAGGTACTTCTTTAAATGACCTCACCCAGGCAACCGGATTAACCAAGGGAAGTATTTACGGCAACTTTGAAAATAAGGATGAAGTGGCTTTGGCTGCTTTTGACTACAATTTTGAAAGGGTGAATGCCTACATGAAAAATAAAATCCTGGCTTCCGATAACGCGATCGACCGGCTCCTGGCTTATCCGCTGGTGTACCGCGATTTCCTGGAAATCCCTTTCCTGCAACCCGGCTGCCCTATCCTGAACACCGCCACCGAAGCGGATGATACCCACCCGCAACTAAGGGATAAAGCTGCCGCTGCATTGGCTTTCTGGAAAAAATCTATCGAGAACCAGGTTAAACGGGGTATAGCCCGACAGGAAATTAAACCGGATACAAAACCCAACGAAGTGGCTATCATTATCATGTCCCTGATCGAAGGGGCCATCATGCAGGCTAAAGTCACCCGTAAACCGGCTTACCTGAAAGTCACGATGGACTTTTTGGAAAGAGTGATCAGGGAGTTAAAAGCGTAA
- a CDS encoding APC family permease: protein MNLDNLLRKKPLEAYRNDIKTSQLSRTLGKWELTAIGVGAVIGGGIFVLTGVAASQYAGPALALSFVLAGIGCLFAAFCYAEFASILPVSGSAYAYAYGTIGEFFAWFIGWNLILEYMMGATTVAVSWSKYFVKLLHLSGVHNLPAWLVNDPVTAKEVALKSGISAPAFSINLPAALIVWVVTYILVRGIKESAKTNNIIVSIKVAAVLFVVVAGIAYIHPANWHPFIPDKIVDASGTSHYGLPGVLTAAGIVFFAFIGFDAVSTQSQEAVNPVKDIPFAIITSLIICTTLYIIVSLVLTGMTKYTELDLGAPVASAFSAVGLNWASWLITVAAVIGLISVMLVMLLSQTRIFLNMAKDGLLPPKPFAIIHARFKTPWKSTILLGAIASLVAAVTPIEKATKMTSIGTLFAFAMICAAVVVLRKRQPDLHRPFKVKYLPLVAGLGFGFNMLLMFSLDISTWLRLLVWSAMGIAIYFLYSIKNSKLNKNEYQ from the coding sequence ATGAACCTTGACAACCTTTTAAGGAAGAAGCCGCTTGAAGCTTACAGGAACGATATTAAAACAAGCCAGTTAAGCCGGACATTGGGTAAATGGGAACTAACTGCCATTGGGGTGGGTGCTGTTATCGGGGGTGGAATTTTTGTATTGACCGGCGTGGCTGCCAGTCAATATGCTGGCCCGGCCCTGGCTTTATCCTTTGTGCTGGCCGGAATCGGCTGTTTGTTTGCCGCATTTTGTTATGCTGAATTTGCCAGTATTCTTCCGGTTTCCGGTTCTGCTTACGCATACGCTTATGGAACCATCGGGGAATTCTTTGCCTGGTTCATTGGTTGGAACCTTATCCTCGAGTATATGATGGGTGCTACTACGGTGGCTGTTAGCTGGTCAAAATACTTTGTCAAACTATTGCATTTATCTGGCGTGCATAATTTACCGGCATGGTTGGTTAACGACCCGGTTACGGCAAAGGAAGTTGCTTTAAAATCCGGCATTTCTGCCCCTGCTTTTTCCATCAATCTTCCGGCTGCATTAATTGTATGGGTGGTTACCTATATTCTTGTCAGGGGTATTAAGGAATCTGCAAAAACAAATAATATCATTGTTTCTATTAAGGTGGCAGCTGTTTTATTTGTGGTGGTGGCTGGTATTGCCTATATCCATCCGGCCAACTGGCACCCATTTATTCCGGACAAAATTGTGGATGCTTCCGGCACCAGCCATTACGGCCTTCCTGGTGTATTGACCGCCGCCGGTATTGTTTTCTTCGCATTCATCGGGTTTGATGCTGTTTCCACACAATCGCAGGAAGCGGTTAACCCGGTAAAAGATATTCCTTTTGCCATCATTACTTCCTTAATTATTTGTACCACCCTGTACATTATTGTTTCCCTGGTGCTGACCGGGATGACAAAATATACCGAACTCGATTTGGGTGCTCCGGTTGCTTCGGCATTCAGTGCCGTGGGCCTTAATTGGGCTTCCTGGTTAATCACGGTTGCAGCAGTCATTGGTTTGATCTCCGTCATGCTGGTGATGCTCCTTTCGCAAACAAGAATATTTCTGAATATGGCGAAGGATGGACTACTGCCTCCGAAGCCGTTTGCAATAATTCATGCTCGCTTTAAAACGCCCTGGAAAAGCACCATTTTATTGGGGGCAATTGCATCTTTGGTAGCGGCTGTTACACCTATTGAAAAAGCCACTAAAATGACCAGCATCGGTACTTTGTTTGCCTTTGCCATGATTTGTGCAGCAGTGGTAGTCCTCAGGAAAAGGCAACCCGACCTGCACCGGCCTTTTAAAGTTAAATACCTGCCGCTGGTCGCTGGTTTGGGATTTGGCTTTAACATGCTGCTGATGTTTAGCCTGGATATATCTACCTGGTTGCGGCTGCTGGTATGGAGCGCAATGGGTATTGCCATATATTTTTTGTACAGTATAAAGAACAGTAAACTGAATAAAAATGAATACCAATAA
- a CDS encoding DUF4242 domain-containing protein, with translation MKKFIVERKLPGAGNMTAEELREISKTSVAVISILGKPYVWVESFVTEDKIYCIHEAESEDDIREHAKCGNFPVNGIDEIKAVIGPGTAG, from the coding sequence ATGAAAAAGTTTATCGTTGAAAGAAAGTTACCTGGAGCAGGAAATATGACTGCAGAAGAGTTAAGGGAAATTTCTAAGACTTCTGTCGCAGTTATCTCCATATTGGGCAAGCCCTATGTTTGGGTCGAGTCATTTGTTACGGAGGACAAGATTTATTGTATCCATGAAGCGGAAAGTGAGGATGATATCCGGGAGCATGCCAAATGCGGCAATTTTCCTGTCAATGGAATTGATGAAATAAAGGCGGTGATCGGCCCTGGTACTGCCGGGTAA
- a CDS encoding DinB family protein: MQFDIAKTLEIIERTPGVLHALLQGISGDWIYTHEGPGTWSVFDVVGHLIVCEKTDFIPRANIILSDAKNKTLDLLDMTAHFEWNKGKTMTAVLKEFEALRKENIQKLLAMKLTPGDLLKTGLHPKIGILTLRDLLATWAVHDLNHIAQVSRIMAKQYKQEVGPFIEFLSILK, translated from the coding sequence ATGCAATTTGATATAGCAAAAACCCTGGAAATTATTGAACGTACACCTGGTGTGCTGCATGCGCTGTTGCAGGGTATTTCTGGTGATTGGATCTATACGCATGAAGGTCCAGGTACCTGGAGTGTTTTTGATGTGGTCGGGCATTTGATTGTTTGTGAGAAAACCGACTTTATCCCAAGGGCTAACATTATCCTGTCCGATGCCAAAAACAAAACGCTCGACCTGCTGGACATGACCGCGCATTTTGAATGGAATAAGGGCAAAACGATGACGGCTGTATTGAAAGAGTTTGAAGCACTAAGAAAAGAAAATATTCAAAAGCTGCTTGCCATGAAACTCACCCCAGGCGATTTGCTAAAAACAGGCCTGCATCCTAAAATCGGCATACTTACACTGCGCGATCTTCTTGCTACCTGGGCTGTCCACGACCTTAACCACATCGCCCAGGTTTCGCGCATAATGGCTAAACAGTACAAGCAGGAAGTCGGCCCATTTATTGAATTTTTGAGCATTCTTAAATAA
- a CDS encoding acyl-CoA thioesterase, protein MKKILESSMKIRFHDCDPFNHLNNSRYIDYIVTARGDQLLDNYDFDIYKLAREKGLGWVTAQTQISYLSPAYLMEEVIVQTRLLDCSDKSLLLEAFMWDSVKSRLKAVMWTKLVHFNLKTQRSHLHEAQLMEFFRQIVHPLETVMDFDQRMRSLKQVQ, encoded by the coding sequence TTGAAAAAGATTCTTGAAAGCAGCATGAAAATCAGGTTCCATGACTGCGACCCTTTTAATCACCTGAACAATTCCCGGTACATTGATTATATCGTCACGGCGCGCGGCGACCAGCTGCTGGATAACTACGATTTTGATATCTACAAACTGGCAAGGGAAAAAGGTCTTGGCTGGGTGACGGCACAAACACAGATTTCTTACCTCTCACCCGCCTACCTGATGGAAGAAGTCATTGTTCAAACCAGGCTGTTGGACTGCTCGGATAAAAGCCTCTTATTGGAAGCTTTTATGTGGGATTCGGTGAAAAGCAGGCTCAAAGCGGTGATGTGGACGAAGCTGGTTCACTTTAACCTCAAAACCCAACGCAGCCATCTGCACGAAGCGCAATTAATGGAGTTCTTCCGGCAAATCGTTCATCCGCTCGAAACTGTGATGGATTTTGACCAGAGAATGCGCTCCCTTAAGCAAGTACAATGA
- a CDS encoding aspartate/glutamate racemase family protein, which produces MKIIGLVGGISWTSTIDYYRFINEETNRKLGSLNFAECIIYSVNFELFRNYNAAHDWAGTFELLSGAALHLKQAGAEVILLGANTAHIVAERIATATGLPLIDIRIATANAIKKQQLRKVGLLGTAYTMELDFYKDKLLEYGIEAITPADKADRVFIEETLLHELGKGILAEKTKKEYCRIAGALIQQGAQGIVFGCTEIPLLLSQDDFTVPVFNTTQIHAQAAVEFALSNP; this is translated from the coding sequence ATGAAGATCATTGGACTTGTTGGGGGTATCAGCTGGACTTCCACAATTGATTATTACCGGTTCATCAATGAAGAAACGAACCGGAAACTGGGCAGCTTAAATTTTGCTGAATGCATCATTTACTCTGTCAATTTTGAGCTGTTCAGGAACTATAATGCTGCGCATGACTGGGCGGGTACTTTTGAACTGCTGTCAGGTGCTGCGCTACACCTTAAACAGGCTGGCGCTGAAGTCATCCTCCTTGGGGCAAATACTGCGCATATCGTTGCTGAAAGGATAGCTACAGCTACAGGTCTGCCGCTGATCGATATCAGGATAGCTACGGCCAATGCGATCAAAAAACAACAGCTCAGGAAGGTGGGCTTATTGGGTACTGCATACACCATGGAACTGGATTTCTACAAAGACAAACTTCTGGAATACGGTATTGAAGCCATTACGCCTGCTGACAAAGCTGACAGGGTGTTTATAGAAGAAACACTGCTGCATGAATTGGGTAAAGGCATTCTTGCAGAAAAGACGAAGAAAGAATATTGCAGGATTGCTGGTGCATTGATCCAGCAGGGTGCACAAGGCATTGTGTTTGGCTGTACCGAAATTCCCTTACTCTTAAGCCAGGATGATTTTACCGTGCCTGTTTTTAATACTACACAAATTCATGCACAGGCTGCTGTTGAATTTGCATTATCAAATCCATAA
- a CDS encoding phytoene desaturase family protein, producing MPKQKIIIIGGGVAGLSTGIYGQMNGFDTQVIEMHTIPGGQCTAWKRGAYHFDYCLHWLVGTRKNVFNDIWKETHVITDKVAIVDSEVFSVTVDENMGKFYIYADIDRWQEYLLKMAPEDEKGIRSMCRLMKKGVKLEPFLNAPACRSWSDYLSLFFKMPGLLLMMVYYGNMPAKKYFQSLQLKNEKLRFFLMKMFGEQNFSALVFILMLGWYHDKNAGYLIGGSLPIADRMSKRYQELGGSIMLQTKVDKILVENNKATGVILSDGRVLRADLIISAADGHTTLYKMLSGKFVPPAFENAYKNWKLFQPFVQVSFGINAELQSENVMMAYWLKPFKMGNFLAREGYNIMNQSMHDPTLAPKGKTSIVLRFNSPWADWENISEKDYPLEKELILKDAITILEKHYPGSSAHIEVTDVSTPLTGNRITGVWKGAYEGFIPEGNVLTKSLPDRLKGLANFYMVGQWVFPGGGLPPAAQSGKWMIQTICKENKMKFIINTTNGKTI from the coding sequence ATGCCAAAGCAAAAAATCATCATTATTGGCGGGGGAGTTGCAGGGCTCTCCACTGGCATTTATGGACAAATGAATGGTTTTGACACGCAGGTAATCGAAATGCACACAATTCCGGGTGGACAATGCACCGCCTGGAAAAGAGGCGCATACCACTTTGATTATTGCCTGCATTGGTTGGTAGGTACCCGAAAAAATGTATTCAACGACATCTGGAAAGAAACCCATGTAATTACAGATAAAGTAGCCATTGTTGACAGCGAGGTCTTTTCAGTAACAGTGGATGAAAACATGGGCAAGTTTTATATCTATGCTGATATTGATCGTTGGCAGGAATACCTGCTAAAGATGGCTCCTGAAGATGAAAAAGGAATAAGGAGCATGTGCCGGCTAATGAAAAAAGGTGTAAAGCTGGAGCCTTTTCTAAACGCGCCGGCATGCAGGTCCTGGTCGGACTATCTCTCCTTGTTTTTCAAAATGCCTGGACTCTTGTTGATGATGGTATATTATGGCAATATGCCGGCAAAAAAATACTTCCAGTCCTTGCAGCTCAAAAATGAAAAGCTCCGGTTTTTTTTAATGAAAATGTTTGGTGAACAGAATTTTTCTGCCCTGGTCTTTATCCTTATGCTGGGTTGGTACCATGATAAAAATGCTGGCTACTTAATTGGCGGCTCATTACCCATCGCTGACCGGATGTCGAAACGCTACCAGGAATTGGGCGGCAGCATCATGTTGCAAACCAAGGTCGATAAAATATTGGTGGAAAACAACAAAGCCACAGGCGTGATCTTAAGCGATGGCCGGGTATTAAGGGCTGATCTCATAATTAGTGCTGCCGATGGACACACGACTTTATACAAGATGCTGTCAGGAAAATTTGTACCACCAGCTTTTGAAAACGCATATAAAAACTGGAAATTATTCCAGCCCTTCGTCCAGGTATCGTTTGGCATAAATGCGGAACTACAATCTGAAAACGTAATGATGGCCTACTGGCTGAAGCCTTTTAAAATGGGCAATTTCCTGGCACGTGAAGGCTATAACATCATGAACCAGAGTATGCACGACCCCACCCTGGCGCCCAAAGGTAAAACCAGTATTGTCCTGCGATTTAACAGCCCATGGGCGGACTGGGAGAATATATCGGAAAAGGACTATCCCCTTGAAAAAGAGCTGATATTGAAAGATGCCATAACTATACTGGAAAAGCATTACCCTGGTAGTAGCGCTCACATTGAAGTTACCGATGTCAGCACGCCGCTTACCGGCAACAGGATAACCGGCGTCTGGAAAGGCGCTTATGAGGGCTTTATTCCCGAAGGCAATGTATTGACCAAATCACTTCCCGATCGCCTGAAAGGGCTTGCCAATTTTTACATGGTAGGCCAGTGGGTATTCCCGGGCGGGGGATTGCCGCCTGCTGCACAGTCCGGCAAATGGATGATCCAGACCATCTGCAAAGAGAATAAAATGAAATTCATCATAAATACAACAAATGGAAAAACAATATAA
- a CDS encoding GNAT family N-acetyltransferase: MNTNKMAMNYTITNAAVNDLPVVYQLFEEAILFQERNNYIGWKSYDKEFIQSDIQNGLLFKIINAEDVIACIFSICYSDSLIWRDKEKGDAVYLHRIVLNRQFAGERIFKKVLEWARGFAAAKKLKYIRMDTWAENEKLIGYYKSHGFSFIENYTTADTVELPVQHRNLNVALLELPVQTNSPQAIGNLLAKVNINAEFLTINKCWTQKVIGQANGQLIKLAKGMGEIIWHKHDDQDELFILYKGHLTIQLRDKNIDLYPGELFIVPKGTEHCPVSHGVSEFLIMGLDITSNAAGGRPGNADDILLDYAANDN; encoded by the coding sequence ATGAATACCAATAAAATGGCTATGAATTATACGATCACTAATGCCGCTGTAAATGATCTGCCGGTTGTTTATCAACTGTTTGAAGAGGCTATCCTGTTCCAGGAAAGGAATAATTATATCGGCTGGAAGAGCTACGATAAGGAATTTATTCAATCGGATATTCAAAACGGGCTGCTATTTAAAATCATCAATGCGGAGGATGTCATTGCCTGCATCTTCAGTATTTGCTACAGCGATTCGTTAATATGGCGGGACAAAGAAAAAGGCGACGCAGTTTATTTGCACCGGATCGTATTGAATAGACAATTTGCCGGGGAAAGGATATTTAAAAAGGTACTTGAGTGGGCAAGAGGATTTGCTGCAGCAAAAAAATTGAAATACATCCGGATGGATACCTGGGCCGAAAATGAAAAGCTGATTGGGTATTACAAAAGTCATGGTTTCTCTTTCATTGAAAACTATACCACCGCTGATACGGTTGAACTCCCGGTACAACACAGGAATTTGAACGTCGCTTTATTGGAATTACCTGTTCAAACTAATTCGCCACAGGCAATAGGGAATTTACTGGCGAAGGTGAATATCAATGCGGAGTTTTTAACTATCAACAAATGCTGGACCCAAAAAGTGATTGGCCAGGCCAATGGTCAGCTTATTAAACTGGCTAAAGGAATGGGTGAAATAATCTGGCACAAGCACGATGACCAGGACGAGCTATTTATCTTGTATAAGGGACATTTAACCATTCAGTTGCGGGACAAAAACATTGACTTGTACCCTGGTGAATTGTTTATTGTGCCCAAAGGAACTGAACATTGCCCTGTATCACATGGCGTTTCAGAGTTTTTAATCATGGGCCTGGATATTACCTCCAATGCGGCTGGTGGCCGTCCCGGTAACGCGGATGATATACTGCTTGATTATGCTGCAAACGATAATTGA